A window of Prolixibacter sp. SD074 contains these coding sequences:
- a CDS encoding sugar porter family MFS transporter: protein MRNHLYFVTFVAALGGLMFGFETAVINGTIFYVQQFFGFSEAMKGVVVSMALVGCIIGALFVGKPGDIFGRRQMLKLMAVMFLLSMIGAGLATNLTVFITARLIGGIAVGGASVLTPMYISEIAPPKLRGRLVATNQLAIVSGILMAFFSNYIIDSIGHSNWRWMFLAGTIPSGVYFLLLFFIDRSPRWLVKMNRIEEALTVIRKVNPYENAEVLMHQIKDSLNQEVMKKYSFMFKPPYLKLVLIGIAVGMFNQMAGINVIMYYSTDIFRVAGFSAESAMYQSVLIGVTNLVFTIVAMIFIDRFGRKFLLYVGATGMSVFLGLFAWSYITGNYAGYQLLAYLVGYIAFFAFSQGAVIWVILSEMFPNNVRSRGAAIGSFSHWFFNFVIALLFPVVSAKIGVGWVFAFFFAATLLSILFYHFALVETKGKSLEELEIETIGRKVSS, encoded by the coding sequence ATGAGAAATCACTTGTACTTCGTCACCTTTGTGGCAGCCCTGGGCGGACTGATGTTTGGATTCGAGACTGCCGTCATCAACGGAACAATTTTTTATGTGCAGCAGTTCTTTGGCTTTTCCGAAGCGATGAAAGGTGTGGTCGTGAGTATGGCCCTGGTTGGCTGTATCATTGGAGCACTTTTCGTTGGGAAACCCGGCGATATTTTTGGCCGTCGGCAGATGCTGAAACTAATGGCTGTTATGTTTCTCCTTTCGATGATTGGTGCCGGATTGGCTACCAACCTGACCGTTTTCATTACGGCCCGTTTAATTGGCGGAATTGCGGTAGGTGGCGCATCGGTGCTAACTCCCATGTATATCTCGGAAATTGCCCCGCCCAAACTGCGCGGACGTCTGGTTGCCACTAACCAGCTGGCAATTGTTTCCGGTATTTTGATGGCATTTTTCTCCAACTACATTATCGACAGCATTGGGCACAGCAACTGGCGTTGGATGTTTCTGGCCGGGACCATCCCTTCAGGCGTTTATTTCCTTCTACTATTCTTTATCGACAGGAGTCCGCGCTGGCTGGTTAAAATGAACCGAATCGAAGAAGCACTCACTGTTATCCGGAAAGTGAACCCTTACGAAAATGCTGAGGTTTTGATGCACCAAATCAAAGATTCGCTCAACCAGGAGGTAATGAAGAAATACTCTTTCATGTTCAAGCCACCCTATCTGAAACTGGTGCTGATTGGCATTGCCGTCGGGATGTTTAACCAAATGGCCGGAATCAATGTCATCATGTATTACTCGACAGATATCTTCCGGGTTGCCGGTTTCTCCGCCGAATCCGCCATGTACCAGTCGGTGTTGATTGGAGTAACTAACCTGGTCTTTACCATTGTTGCCATGATTTTTATCGATCGGTTCGGGCGTAAATTCCTGCTTTATGTGGGGGCTACCGGTATGTCTGTATTTCTCGGACTATTTGCCTGGTCGTACATTACCGGCAATTATGCAGGATACCAGTTGTTGGCATACCTTGTTGGGTACATTGCGTTTTTCGCGTTCTCACAAGGAGCCGTTATTTGGGTTATCCTGTCGGAAATGTTCCCCAACAATGTTCGTTCACGTGGAGCAGCCATCGGATCTTTCTCTCACTGGTTTTTCAACTTTGTGATTGCCCTGTTGTTTCCGGTGGTATCGGCAAAAATTGGCGTCGGATGGGTTTTTGCCTTCTTCTTCGCCGCGACATTGTTAAGTATCCTGTTTTATCACTTTGCATTAGTCGAAACAAAAGGCAAATCGTTGGAAGAATTGGAAATAGAAACCATTGGCCGAAAAGTTTCTTCCTGA
- the ndk gene encoding nucleoside-diphosphate kinase, with product MNSSVQRMFLFATKFINMAGNTTLTMIKPGAVRRNLMGPILGMITEHGFKVEALKLTKLSARQAAKFYEVHRGKPFYDGLVNYMSSGPIVAAILRKDNAVAEFRKLIGNTDPGKASEGTIRKLFAESLSHNAVHGSDSDENAVKEAAFFFSETERFCPEEWHCDEEVEDYPQ from the coding sequence ATGAACTCATCGGTCCAACGGATGTTTCTGTTTGCAACTAAATTTATCAACATGGCTGGAAATACAACGCTAACGATGATTAAACCCGGAGCCGTTCGCCGTAACCTGATGGGGCCCATTCTCGGCATGATTACGGAACATGGTTTCAAAGTGGAAGCGCTTAAATTAACGAAATTATCGGCAAGGCAAGCCGCCAAATTTTATGAAGTCCACAGAGGAAAACCCTTTTACGATGGCCTAGTCAACTACATGTCTTCTGGTCCCATCGTGGCTGCCATCCTAAGGAAAGACAATGCTGTGGCTGAATTCCGGAAACTCATCGGCAACACCGATCCGGGAAAAGCCAGCGAAGGTACCATACGAAAATTATTTGCCGAGTCGCTTTCGCACAATGCTGTTCATGGTTCCGACAGTGACGAAAATGCGGTTAAAGAAGCTGCTTTTTTCTTCTCGGAAACGGAAAGATTTTGCCCGGAAGAATGGCATTGCGATGAAGAAGTGGAAGATTACCCGCAATAA